The Mercurialis annua linkage group LG7, ddMerAnnu1.2, whole genome shotgun sequence genome includes the window aaaaaaagtaaaacaactCGTACATAATAAACTAAAACAATATCTAATACAAAGGGTGCATGTTAATATAGAATATAATTGTTACATGTATGCGATCCATTTAATATACGCGttatgtttttgatatttatcgACTATATCAATaagaaaagtaaaatttatCGACATAAGAGGTATATATGTTGTATATTGACGTGATATACGTGTTATATGGAAAGATTATATAGTGAACTAACTTCatacaattttttcttttgataattaGTGAAAAATGAAGGGTTTAGGGTTAGTTTCTAGAAATACAAAGGAAAGCAAAAGGGTTAACATCATTGAACAAGAAATGAGTAATAATTATGGTGGTTGTCAAAATTGCTTAGTCCTATGTGGGGAAAAGAAAACTTCCAATTGTGACAAAAAGATGAATGGTTTACGTAAGTTTCCTATTATAGAAAGAGTGAGTTTGCTTTAATGATTTAGatgtaaatgaaaaataaacaaaatgaacataaaaagaaaaggtAAGTGTCTTATCATCGTGGCAAGCACCCATCAAGATAGACCTATTTTTCTATAATAAGCAAATGgattgaaaatcaaataattaaaggGTTTATTCTAATTTAGGGTAGTTTAAATTGACTAGGGCTTTTTATGTTGCTTGCCATGGACTTTATGGGTCTACTTAATTTCTTCATATGAACAAGCTTGGTTTTTGACGCAACTTCTCTTCTTCCACttcctatttttagcatatattttttgCTTTTAGGTTAAGCTAAGCATagctatttatttttaattaattagtagtAGCAGTCAATCATGATGCTATTTTAGCTATGGGATTATGATGCTCTTTCTCATTCTTTAACACTCTTGTTCCTCTATTTTTGCAACTTTTGATGACTCTCAAGCAATGGTTTAGTAGTTGGAAACTATGTGCTTCTTTGCCTTGCTTCAACAAGAATGGTGGATTTTTTTCCCCTTCTCACTTGTTTTTGGGTTTTCCTTACGAGTAAATGATCAACGCAGCTTCTAAATTTATGCACGAAGTTCAAATAACTCGaactgtttattttttttgtcaattagagaAGAAGTCTTTAATTTTAGATCAAATTTTTGATGCCTAAAAGTGAACGAttatatttgattaaataaaagAGTAAACCTCTATAATTTTAGATAGAATTATCaacttttatcataaaattttgaaaattgctAAATTTGAATTATCTCAGTCTCATATAAAACTTTAGGGTGtctactctttttttttaatttgcacCCATCAGCGGTGGAACTACTCTAAGGTTAGAGTAGGTTTCAACCCAGACTTGcgtcaaatttttcaaaaagaaaacaGGCAAGAATCGTAGTGAATTCAgaactaaaaaaagaaaattaaactcAAACAGTTTGGTAAAAggtgaattaaaatttaaacccaAACTGAAATGAAATTCTAAATCCGGCGCTGCATGCCATAGTTAGCTTTGTGTTGGGCTCTTGTCGGCCATGACCTTATGATAAGCAAATGGGTATTAGGACCATAAATGCAAGAAGGTTTCATGTTTCAACATTAGACAAATGTACTCTAGGTTTTCCAAACCATTATAGTCCTAGAGGAATACCCaagtctttcatttttttgggaTTTAGGTAAgctaatttagaaatttaacctaCCTAGGCTGTACTTGTTTccagaaataatattttttaagaaaatacatattaatatttttttttatttttgccgttTGTCACATTAAGTAAATAAGTCATGAATATGATAAATACAGCAATTTCAGAAGTCATGAATGATTATGATAAACTTTTCACTAAATTATGTAGTTTTATATGtcatgaatatgatatttattaCCATACCATAACTaactcttttaattaaaaataattttcaatgctgaccaaacacgaaaaaaaaaaacctattaGGAGGCATAGAACAGAAAACTATTCATGTTCTGAAACAGTTCATCTACATGTCATTGCGAATTTCCTCACTAAGCACTCTTTTAAGTTACAATACACTTTAAGATATGAATGGTCAGTACACATAATTTACGACTTCAGAAGCATCAACAAGACCTGAGAAAGCTCGGTTTTCTAGCCTTTCTTCAAACTCTAACCACAATTTTGCCAAACGAAAGCATTTACAACAATCACCAAGTACCTTTCCTATGCAACCCCTAGTGGGAACACCATTTTATTATTTGAGGTtgcttttaaatataaaagataaatcGTGGAAACTCAGGGACATCAACccaaatcaataaatattaaactTCAAGGAAGATGGCAGAAATGCTCCTGAGCCTCCTGTTGCGCGGAGAAATGGAGGATAGCATTGACTGTTTAGATCTGAAGACAGCTACAAAATCATGATGCAAAATAATCAATACTGAGCACAAATAAAAGTTGAGTTCTGTAAGATAGATTCAGCTCCTCTCTGTCATTATCTGGTGCTGTAACATTCACAACAGTGAAGAAACATTTGCACTTCATATGAACAAAAAAGATGAGTGAATCCCAAAATTGCAAGACTTTGTTACTCCCAAGTATCATGCTCAGACTCGAAAGGAAATTGTAAAACTGCAGCAGTCTAATTGAACCGATAAGCCAGAAGAACAAGACTCATCCATAAAATCCAACTTGTAATGCTGGTAAAACGGTCAACAAATTTTGATTTGGATGGACTGCAACAGCCCAAACTCGATTTTGCTCAAGAAAAATAGAGATAGATGATGGATAGGGCAAAGATTTATTTTGCTTCCAATTGAAAATTATAAGCCGGTCATTTAACTATATAAAATGGTGGAACTACTCGCATTAAAGTCAGGATTCATATGCAAAGTGCACCCACATTAGGAGGACCCCCATCAGATTCAGTAGGCCCTTTTCCATGTTGCTTCCTTtcttttctaacttttcttgAATCAACTGTTTGGTTACTGAAACAGAAAAAATGCCATATCAGGTAACAGAGACTTTCCTAAACGGGCACTGGTTAAACATCTTAATCAGTCGATAATTCTAAAGGGGCTTTCTATTACAACACCTAAACCTGAAATTATTGAGTGGCTACTGAAATTCAGTTGTAGCCTAATAGCTAAACCATGGTTATTAACTACAGTTCAGCTCTTGGTGATGTCATGGTTTTAAAATGCTTCTTCAGACTTTAAGTAGCCCTTTTTTTAACTTTCtatatcttaaattttttgGCCACACTACACGAAAACATATAAAATCCTATTAGCCAAACCGGATGACATAATTCCAAACCTCAAAGACTAATGCTCTAACAGAAACCTGAAGAGACAATCAGGAGTTCAAGAAGCATACACTACAAACTTCGCAGAGGGTTTTGCTTTAACAGCTCCACAACAAGCCTTGTATTTCTTTTTAGATCCACATGGGCAGTTTTTATTTCTTGCTATCTTCTGCAAATACATGAAAATATGAATAAGAACTGACGCAAACAAAAAGAATAAATCGAAAACCTACTCTCTTTAAGGCTGAGAATTGCCAAGCTAAGCTttccaaatatataaaaaagaaaacctTATCTTCTGCCCGGGAACTGTTATTATCATCAGCTTGCCTGATTTTACTGTTTGATTGATCCTGTTTGTGGGTCTCCTTTAGAGGTTCTTCTACATGCTGCTCAGAGTTTTCAACTTGATGATCTCCTTgacattctatttttttttttgtgaaattaGATAGAACACTTATTAAGTAAAGTCCTAAAATAGTACAAAAAGGAAAAgcaaatctgaaaatcaaaacATGCCAGCCAAACATTACATGGAACTAATTCAAAATATAACTATAGACGACAAAGGGCTTTTCTGTCTTAACGACAAGCAAATTCATGATGTAGAATATGTTGAGAATGGAGTATTCTTAACATGTGCACATGTAAAAGATAAGAGTGAGAACTTTTCTCCACTAGCTTGAATTGAATGCCACTTATGTGCATGTATGTGGAGTCAACGAAACAAGTGTAAAACCATTGATAAAGGCACCAACACGGCTTCGTTTAAAGACTTGGGCTACCTTAACTTTGTTGAAGGACAATTGTGCTAAAATAAGAAGACAAGGAAAACGAActtcaatattaaaataacattgttCCTTCTAAACCCATCAAAGCATTATTGCTAAAAGAAATGTGCACTCTATCAGGAAGTTATAATATAGCACCTGCCCGCATACCTCCCTTTCATCTTAGGAGCTAAGTTTCCACCAATTTGTAGAACCGTTAGATATTTGGAGAAAACCTTTGCCATTAAATTGCTACATACAAACATAAATATACTTCGGATCTAAAAGCCCGATATCTAGGTTGCCCACAAAAGTTCCTAACAAAGTACTAGCATTAAATGAAtgcatgaaaaacaaaaaataacacAAACAAACGAAACACAGCACCCACGAACTGTTCAACTTGTGTTAAAGCTACTGACCAGACATTACCGTAAGAAGTTTCTGCAAGACGTGAAAGGGAATGATTTCCTGCTAAGCCATCATCTGCTTCCCTTTCTGCTATCAGAAACTCTATTGCAGCATCAACATCACCATCTACTTGTAGTAAAACCTAGTATGAGATTCAACATAAGGAAGAAAATATTGCATGCATCTCAAGCATGTGAAGCATACTTGCAATTAGCCTTTAAGTTATAGGGAAAACTGATGATAACATTGCAATGCTGTTGGAAGATATGAAAATCCAGGGGAAATTTTTTCAAGCAGTTTCTCACCTGCTCGGCTTTTTGAGCATTTTCACCACCACTTCCTGTCATTACCATTTTGATGGATCTCGTATCAATAGCATTCTTAGCAGCTCCACACTTAGATTTGCTGGCTGCATCTTTTGCTTGATGAGATGTTGCTGAAACGTCAGCATCGGCCTTTTAAAAACTGGAAATTATCAGGCTATTGCTACAGATTacaaattgaaattcaaaagtacaaaaacAAGCATTGGTAAAAAAAGAGAGTGAAAAATCACAGAAACGtaaagaaaaaatccaaaaagaaaCCTTTATTTCAATTGGCCTGGCTGGACCGAGGCAAGAATCCTCTTTTAAGCGCACACTGTTGTAGTGCTCCTCATTGTGATAAGATCTGAAAAAGTATTTGCTAGTTAAACAGCAgagatagaaaataaaaaagtaattacAATTTGCAAATTTTAGAACTCCTATCAGAAGCTGAGAGATCTATTACgttgaaaaaaaatggaataacTATATAAGATGTATTGCAGGCTATCACAAAGAATCAATAGCGAGGAATAATTTTAAGGACTTCACAATTCTAGTTTAAACACGAAAGAAGCCTGTTTCTAAAATAGGAACATGTACAATTAAAGAAAAGTGTAGAAATGGTAAAGATTATGGTGTACTTACAAATGAACCATATGAGCTCCTCGTTCATTAAAATTCCGGATATACCAGCGAGGTGACATGTGCTGTATCAATTAAAAGGCAAAATTTATTCTAACAATACATTGCAAAAACAAACATAAGGGTTGATCTAACTCTGGCTGTGTTATACGCGACATACATTTAGGTGTTCTCATGAGtacaaagtaaaaaaataaactataaccAGCAAGGTGTACAGCGAGGTCCATGCACATGCATGTAAAATGCATTGTTATGCTCCACGAAACCATGTTTCATATCTCTTAATATTAGTATTAGTATTAGAAAATAAATTCTAGCAATTTTCAAGTCCTCTGACAGCTTGTTGTGTAGATATTATACATTTTCAAAGTCAGAGGAACAGTTAATTTCTATGCCATGACTTCAATATCAATTAAAATTCTCTTAAGACATAATTTATGATCCCATTATGCGGAATTTGCATTATTCAGCCAGCAGACAGAGGCATCCTGATGGATTTAACAATATTGAGCCTTGAGGGTCATAGCTTACTGAAATGCTCGTTGAAAAAAGGAACATGAATACAATCTGGATGTCAACATACAAATGAGTGATATTGAAgataaaaacacaaaacaaatGATCACCTGGTGAATGCATATATTACTATGTGTAACAAGTGAAGCCGCCTGCAATTCCATATGTCCGGCCCATGTGCCGTCCTTTTCCATGGATTGACAGTATTTATCAAATGGAATTTCATCCTCAATAAAGGGCTCAAACATATCACGATTCTTCTGTTAATAACAGCCACATTAATATGTTAGCTTGCATGTTGATCATTAATCAAAGAACAAGAAAGGGAAAAAAGAACTTTTCCAATCATTTGCTCCTTGACATGAATAACTGTGAATAATAAGGGTGAGCAAATTTCAATTAAACCGAAGTAACTCTGCTGACATATTCGGTCTGGCTTGAAGCGTTTTgcaaatttcagtttttggttaATTCAGTTCGGTTGGTGGGTGATaaattttggttcagttttggtttgaggttttttttatttggttatcCAAATTAACTGAAACTATTCATTTTCTTAATTGTTTTAATCCTTTTAGCTCTTAtaaatagtaaattttaaatgttttaaccAAATCGGCAGAGAATAAACTGACTAATTTGATAAGTTTGGTTTTGGACTCTTTAAGATTTGGTTATTAAGGTTCGGTTTGGTTATTTATGTGGAAAATTCGCCAGTTCGGTTGAAGGTATAAATTAATTTGGTTAACAGTTTGGAAAGACTGGTAGAGAACTAACTAAATGCTCACCCCTAGAAAATAGATAGATTTAACACCAAAAGGCAGCAGGAAGAAAGATATTGGGAAGACTGGGAAATGCAGATTTTGTCGAGTTAAACTGTGTATGGTTTTTCCTATTCTACAGGCATTTACCATTATATATTGTACGGTCATGCTGCGATACTTTCCATGTTCCTCCTCACTACCTTCTAACTGATCTGCAAGTGCCCTGAAAATTGTAAACTAATTAGAGTGAATAACTTAAGTGGCATTATGTACATCAAGACACACTAATCATCTTTGCTTGGATGTAAGAATGCAAACTACTCCACTAATATAAGTAAACAATATAAAGTacacaataattttttaaggTCATTCGTAAAAACAGACCTGAAGAAACAATTACCATCAGCAGTCACATCAATAATTTTTAGGCCCAATGCATCCAGCTGAGCTCGAAACTGAGTGTTATCAGCCTGTTTTCCCTGCTTTTTCACCTGTAGCCCAAACAAATTTCGGTTAACTGCTTGTTGCACAGTACATGAGGAAAATTACGTAAGTAactatgataattttttttttgatgaattatcTAGAGCGTCGAGCATGATACATCAGGAAACCATTCATCAATTCCGATGTCAATCCAGCAGCTTAATAGCAACCAGCACCCCTGATGTCCTCCTTGCTAAGCCCCACCAAAAGTAACCCCatttaataattagaaaatCCAACATTGATCACTAATCCAGATTAAAATTCTCATCTCCAGCAAAAACAGACTGGAGTGCATTTGATTGTCCAACTCAGCTCTTAAGATAAATCAGGTCCCACCGGTTacaccaattttttttacaaacatGCAACATACAAGCAAGAGATTCTTAATAGTTGTAGCTTGTAAGCATCCTCCAGACTAACGAAGGGTATCCTAAGGGTAAGCGTGTTAGCCAGATAATTATCATTCTACTCTAGTTGAAATTACTTTAACATTTTGCAAAGGATAGCTGAGATAGAAAGCTCTATTTCAAATTATTGTCCAACTCACTATATGCTTATGCATAATTTAAGTGTGATCTCCAATTGCATGTAATATGTGTCAGCGTCAcctaaatattttgattttgtatttcTGTTAGTTTCCTCTCCTGTAATTTCTGTACAAGGAATTCCCAAAAAATCATGTCAATTTTGGCATGTTTTCACTTCTTGAAAATGCATTATTTCCCTAAGTTGAAACAACTGCATGCTAGCAATTATAACCTTTCCAAATATGAAAATGATTTACGTAGCGCGGAGACTTCATCCAATCAACGTGTcctgtttcggaaacgtttcagaCACTTAACATTTCGAACACGAAATGTCATTTTTTATATGGGAAACCTTAAAACAACACTGATTCGCCCGTGTCCGTATCCGTGCTACCTAGGACTAAatagaattaaattaaattgaaccaTTGCAGTTTTAGACTTTCCAAACACTAAACctattaatcaataaattatcTATCTACAGATCTATCAATGTCTCCCAACTACTAGATGGCTTAAATTACGAAATAACGCCCAATTTAATTCACTGTTTCACCTACTTTATTAGATTTTAGCCACATGCAATTATATACAACCagcaaataaagaaaaacataATCTAATCTAATCCACTAACTAATTACAATAAATGACTTAAAATTAGTGAAATAGCTTCAAGCTCTCACTAACACGGTAGCTATTTAGTTTAATCAACAAGTAATGGAGCTTAAAGAGATTGATTACAACATCATTAtaactaaattgaaattaacAAGATTCAGAACTATGATTATAATGGATGAAAATCAGGTAAGTTAAACagctacaaaaaaaaaagaagttacCTGAGGATTCTTCTTTGGTTTTGCGGACTTCTGTTGCTTCGTTTTCACCATTATTCGTTTTGATTGAGCTTTTCTGATTTGAAGTTTTTCTCTGGTTTGGAGGCAGAGAGAGTGAGAGCGATGATGAAGTTACTTCAGTGCGTGCGAGCTTCGTTTCTAGCCTGCTGGCGCTGGTGATCCTCCGTAGGCCGTACCTGTACCAAGACTGGCATTTAATGCGGCGCCGTTTTAGGAAAGTATATGATGGTCGAGGCCCGTtacttttgaattttgaatcCAATTTAGATCCAATGGGCTGAAATTTTCGAACTAGATCTCGAAATGATACAAACAATAAGGATAATAAATCAGTACTTTAAAAACCGATTTAGAGGCCGCCGGTTGAATCAATtgagtaaaattatataaaaaaaattgatctaGCTTGTATGATCTATATTCCTCTTAATAATTTTCATGGTCTAACAAATAGAAATTCAAAGTAAAAATTAGTCAATACCTAAAAAAAATCGATTGGTTTAACTAATTTTAAACAAGTAAAAAATTTGCTGGTTCATTCCATTTCAATCCAGTTTTAATTTGATCCAATCCGATTGGattaaattttcagttttcaAAGGTTAGTTGAGTCGAACATTCTGTTGATTTTCGATTCAACTGGTTCAACCGACCGGTTATTTAATCACTGCAATAAACCTTTGATGGGAAGGAGCAACGATAGTGTCATCTCATTGCTATTTCAATATAGCAAAGTGGGGTTGTAGCACCTTAGATTCTTTATCACTCTTTTCATAAAAGCACAGAAGTTTGGTAAGGAGTAAATAGCATTTATCATCATTTGGCCCGTTGCAAAGTCAAATTATAATTGTATCAATTCGGCCCATCCATAAAAATATGAGTACCTTTTTGCTATTTTTGTCATGGTAAATTTTACCCGGTAAAGCAATATAAGCTAGTGTTGCACTAAGTTTTAAGTAAAAGAAGAAGTCCATTTTTAGTTTGAAAACAAGTAGCTGATGATTAGAGATGGAAGTTCATAGGTTAAATCGAGGtagattattaatatatatgtaatttacATATCACATTTAGAAATATTAAGATAAATTTCAATACATTATAGTTTAATCATAACGAGATGAGagtttatatctaatttttttaattttaacttagATTTGAATAGTTTGAAAttctcaattctttttattttacagTATTCCTTTTATATAATCTGCACTTTAATTCTTGGATAATTTTTATTGACGTTCCTTCAATTTTTGTCCGTTCTCATCGGTCTTTTTAATTCTTGActatattttctataattttatattttatattcatatttttatattcatattGTCCATGACGTCACTATAGCTTCGTTtccattaaaatttaataacatagCGACCAATTACATGTCTATTtgaacttatattttttttatcatgtatGGTCATGTTATTAAATTTTGCCAATCTAAATAGGACATTAGTGAGCGCCATATTATTGAGGCTAAATCCATTATAACGTCcctatataatattattttatttcatttgatgcTTAACAAATTTCTTTACATTTAAGTAGTCCCTTTACTATTTTATTTGTATACTTATGGTCGTCTTGCGAATGAAactacaaaaacaaaaacattttaGTTATATGAAACGacagtattttatatataaaaggaCAACATGTGTACAgaataaatagttaaaagatcacttaaatataaaaattttgtCAGGGACCAAATGCAATAAAAACAATAGTATAAGAACTTCAGAATAAGTTTATCATATAGTTATAAATGTTGGTGAAAATAAGGATATTACATATTCAAATAGGGCTTCAAAAAGAATATTGTTACACATTGAAATTGAAACACTGTGGTGGAATAAAGATGAAAGTTAAGGAACTAAGAATAATTATTACTCTAATTTATGAGATGAAACTTAaagaaaattatatgaataaagAGTTATCGCGGACTCTGAACTTGtacatcaaaattaattttattcacatttagctattttaattaattaaggatgataatttttatttcaaggtcaattaaaaataatattttctatttttaaaataataaatttttaaaatggatcAACACGGTCCTTAAGCTCGTTTAttataagaaatttaaatattaattgacttaaaaataaaaaatattattcttaaTTGATTTGTATGACCAAATACTAGTTAATTTAACGACCAAAATGACCCTTTGCTCTATATAATACCAATatcaaagaaacaaaagaaaagtgtgTGACAAGATTGCTTGCCAAAATAGAAAGAAATGACATTATTAGTGGTTGTAAGTGGAACTTAACAACCGAATAATCCATATATAAAAAAGGGACCCCTCATCCACCAAAACCATTAAACACACATACCTCTAAAATGAGCTCATTAAGCATCActttcaattatttaattaatctaaaagCAAGATTAAAGAGATACTAAGAGTAATGACATTACTCACTTTAAAGATTATATGACTTGATTAATCTTATCTTCTTCTCttagtatataaattatatgatgtttaaaaaatttaattaattcaaaatcaaaCGGAACAAATACATAGTCTTTTCTCTCTCTATTTATATTATGAGATTCGAATATAAAATTCAGTTAAAATATAGTAAATACTAATTCTCTTCTACTATATAAAGAAATAAACTATTAACTAAATAACACTTAAAATGTTGGTAAATTTaaacgaatttttttttttgcattgtGCTCTTAGACTAGTGAAGCACTTGTAACCACTCAAGTGCATCTTactctaatttattttagacAAGGCTCATCAATATAGTTATTAGCAACAAAAAATGTTAATTATGCTTATGACTAATGATGTTGTCACTATCGAGCTATTAGTCATTTAACATTATTTAAgtctaattatattttgaattttatttatttataaataaatccaTTTAATAATATCTTTACTACAAATACACTACGTTTTATGAAATGACTAATGAGTCCATAAGCggataaaatacatatttttaaatttgacagtttgaattttttgatcctagcgtttaatttatttatttttatttaaattcagtTCATTATAatgtttagttttaaaaaaaattggtttaatAGAATTAGAGAATAATAATGTTTTGAAAAAAGTTTCagcaattttatttataatttatattattacaaTTGTTTGATATACTAATAAAAATTGTTTGTTCATTTTTACCGTGGAATGACTTATTACAAATTTCATTATGCaacaagataaaataaaaataaataatttttaaaataataatcttattaactgtaaaataaattttaaagttaaacACATTTTGTAATCATAAcatagattttaaattttaatattatcaaatgcaaaatattaaaattttatagctCAGAATacttaataacttttttttaataagaatactgatataaatattataatatactaTTTTGACATTcgcttttttttattgataaatcaTATGTATTCTAAatcataacaaaaaaaagaatGGAATTTATGGAATATTAAAGATGGAGACTATAAACTACAAGAATGAGGACATAAGAATACATAAACAAGACGGAAAAACTACACAAGTCGAAGAGTGATTAGGCGATGCATGTACGTCAATGACGAGACAATGGTTGTTTGTAAATATTCCCTCCgtcctaatagagttgtccactttgagaaatttttatatttcaaaatttttgtccacttttaaaaagtaaccaacttttacatttaaattttttatattacccctatttaaaaatccactaatgaataaagtaaaagtaaattgcaagtggtccctacattaaataggggtataacAAGAAAAGCaaggataaatttataaaaccaataaacaataatttgcttttcttaaactatgagataaaggcaaagtggacaactctattgggacggagggagtattatttataaataattagtgACATATCTGTATAATTTCTAGCtgggacaaaaaaaatcataaaaatttaagaattttgaTTTAACATTGATAtgatttttgacaaaaaaaacattgatacgatttaaaaaatgaaattgacAGTTTAGTAAGTATTCCCAATGAAGCAGCAGAAAGTAGGGGGAAAAGTAATAAGAGAAAAAGACCCGCGCTCTTTTGGTCCGTCAGATGAAATCAAAGCTACCAAAGCAAATCATCCGCTCTTATTATAGTGTCAGATTAGGACCCACACCTATTCTCGCGCCATctatttctttaattatttaggcctaattacttaaaaaaatctcatcttataatattttttcgtttatactgtAACTtaagaaaaagttcatttgtactgtttttttgatttttcgttttcaactctaccttaaagcactaaattgaacttttttatttagaaaaaagcttaaaataatccttcattttttaatttatttgtatttttccaaatagaaaaaagataatataacccttctatttaattatttttaatattatcatcctttaattaattaaattgtcaaaaaataaaattttaggttacagttgaaaacgaaaaatcaaaaaaagggcaaaaatgaactttttcctaggtcagggtataaacgaaaaaatatttcaaGGTGGGGttcttttaagtaattaagccaattaTTTACTCATTCATACACCATTTTTTCTTCACTGCAGTAA containing:
- the LOC126657360 gene encoding OVARIAN TUMOR DOMAIN-containing deubiquitinating enzyme 7 isoform X1, yielding MVKTKQQKSAKPKKNPQVKKQGKQADNTQFRAQLDALGLKIIDVTADGNCFFRALADQLEGSEEEHGKYRSMTVQYIMKNRDMFEPFIEDEIPFDKYCQSMEKDGTWAGHMELQAASLVTHSNICIHQHMSPRWYIRNFNERGAHMVHLSYHNEEHYNSVRLKEDSCLGPARPIEIKADADVSATSHQAKDAASKSKCGAAKNAIDTRSIKMVMTGSGGENAQKAEQVLLQVDGDVDAAIEFLIAEREADDGLAGNHSLSRLAETSYECQGDHQVENSEQHVEEPLKETHKQDQSNSKIRQADDNNSSRAEDKKIARNKNCPCGSKKKYKACCGAVKAKPSAKFVVNQTVDSRKVRKERKQHGKGPTESDGGPPNVGALCI
- the LOC126657360 gene encoding OVARIAN TUMOR DOMAIN-containing deubiquitinating enzyme 7 isoform X2, which produces MTVQYIMKNRDMFEPFIEDEIPFDKYCQSMEKDGTWAGHMELQAASLVTHSNICIHQHMSPRWYIRNFNERGAHMVHLSYHNEEHYNSVRLKEDSCLGPARPIEIKADADVSATSHQAKDAASKSKCGAAKNAIDTRSIKMVMTGSGGENAQKAEQVLLQVDGDVDAAIEFLIAEREADDGLAGNHSLSRLAETSYECQGDHQVENSEQHVEEPLKETHKQDQSNSKIRQADDNNSSRAEDKKIARNKNCPCGSKKKYKACCGAVKAKPSAKFVVNQTVDSRKVRKERKQHGKGPTESDGGPPNVGALCI